In Lolium perenne isolate Kyuss_39 chromosome 5, Kyuss_2.0, whole genome shotgun sequence, the sequence TTTCCTTGTGGCTGGTTGGCCTAGGATTGTTCGAGGGGCCGCGCGTGGGTTTCCCTACTATACTAATCCGTGGCTTGGATGCTCGTGGAGCCGTAGATTGTTACGATTTATGCTTGTAGTACGCTATTTCCTGGGTGTCGGAGGGGATGTTTTGGAGTATTGGTTGTGTTATGCAGCGGCATGGTATTGTTCACAATCGAGTCGATATGGTTTTGCGGTTTGTGTAGCAGTGAATTTTATTAATAGCCTCTAACTGGTTGAGCTAGAGCAGTGTCTCCCTACTGATGTAGGCCTGAGCTGCCGTGCTCTCGATTCCCCAATTAACTTCACCAATTTAAATTCATTGTCTAGCTTGCTGTCCAAAATCGTGCTGTTAGTTGCCCACTTAACCACTAATTTCGATTTTGTTTCTTATGATGTGGGTTTGGCTGCAGTACTGTACTGTACTAGTCCGTGGCTCGGCCTTTTATGATTTATGCTAGTAGAGCTATTTTCAAGTCTGTGCTTGCTGCTGCCCGTTTAATTCCTGCTTTTAGCTCTAGTTTGCTTAGCGTCTTCTCTTGGAGCTGCTCCAGTTGATGGGTGTTGCTTGCTGTTCTAAGAAAGTCCTCCTGGTACTGTGTGTTTATGTTGGTTCTGGATATTAGAGGGTGGATTTTGGAGTGTTGAACTGTTTTATGTGCCTGCATGGTTATGGTTTGCAACCAACTGACTGTGTATTGTTTGTGGTTTGGGTAGTAGTGAATTTTATTTGAAGTCACTGAACCTGTGATTGGTTGACTGAGAGCAGTGCCTGGATGCTGATGCAGCTTCTCCCATTAAGTCTACTAAATAAAGTCATTACCTAACTTGCTAGCCTTGGCCCAAATCATAGTTAGCCTGTAATGCCCCCTTTTTGGATCTTTGCAAAATAAAGTGTCATATATTTGTTTCTCTCTGATTTTATTTCTGAATGAAATGCAAATCTTGAGCCTGCCAGCAGCCAATAAGAGTTTATTCACTATAAGTGTTTTATATGGGTGGCTGAAAACATATCTGTTATGCAGTGTTGCCGATGTTCCTTGGTCTCAACCTATTAAAAACAGCCCAGATAGGCACATAAAAGTTGCCAAGAGAAATTGTCAACTTAAACATTGATATTAAAAAATATCATATGAAACATGAGTTAACTTGTACCAAAAGCATGATACTTAACTGAAGAGAGCGCAGACTCCCCTTTGGAGAAAAAGAGTACATCCACATCCTTGAACAGTATTTTAGCCCCTATGCATTGAGATGTAGGATGCATATTCTTCTTATCAGGTTTTCTTTTCCATCCACAAGAATATCTATGTAAATACTGTGTTAGCTATGAGACTCAGCTGCCGATGAGCATTTGTGTGATCTAGCTGAGATATCGTTTAAATAATAGTGCGGTGGCCTGTTATGCATGCTGGTGTTTGTGCCCTCAAAATTAGGCTATATATGTTGCAGATGTTATGATGCCACCTAAATCTTCTATATGCGTTATTACTCTTTTCATGTTTGGCTGGGGCTTAATGGCTTATTGAGTCCATCAAATTTTTGCTGATAGTATACTATAGAAGCTATTCTGACATCCTTTCCAGttccacacacacaaacataaaaGTGTGCATCCATCTCACAGAGGTAATGGTCCGTGCATTTCATAAAAAAAATCTGTGCAAGTGATATTATTTTGTTAGTTTGGATGGAAAAAAGCAGTATGATTATTATCAATGCTTTCTGATGTCAGATGCACGAGCTAATAGAAAACTGTAAAAGACTTTAACTTGTTATTACATCCATGTCCAAGCCTCTTACTCTTGTTTCTGAAATCTGTGCAGCAAGAGAAGGAGAGGATGATGGTGAACGAGATCGTCAGCAAGCTAACAAGCGAGTGCTGGGACAAGTGCATAACCGGCGCTCCCGGGAGCAAGTTCAGCTCTGGCGAGACCACCTGCATTACCAACTGCGCGCTGAGGTTTCTCGATATGTCTCAGCTAATTGCCAGGAAGCTGGGCGGGTCGCAGTGAGCCTGCGTCGCTCCATGTAGCTACTCTTCAGACAGTGTTTCTTTGGGTATCTGTTGGTGTATTTCGGAAAGATGTGTAGGTTCGGCAGGCCTTAGACTTTGGAGTGTGAATGGCATCATTTGAATCTGGTGTGCATTTGCTTGGACCCTGAATTTAGCCCTTGATGCTGCTTCCTGTAAGATAAAGTTCAGTCTGTTTTGAAGGCTGAGACAGTACTTATTCTGTTGCGTTCATGTACTGGCTGTCTTGTTCAGCAGTAGATCAAGACGCTTTATAATCTGGCATCTGGACCCAGCGTTTGTAGACACACAGAGGCAATCAAGTCTGTCTGTTTGACAGGCAAACAAGTATCCTCCACAACTACCTTTGTAAAGACGACGAGTAAGAACCTTTATCTCATGCCTCAATCATGAAGAGGAGGGAGGTTGGACCAGATGCAGTAGTGTCACGCACGAAACGTTGGTGCTGAGATCCAAGTTGGTTATATAGCCAATTATGGCTGTTGTTTATAACATCTGACGCACGAAAGCCTGTAGCCAAGGTTACACTACTCCCCATCAGTTTAGAAATGTATGATGTTAAAGCATTTTGTTTGAAGCATTTTGCTTGGTTCATCCACTTTAGTTTGTATCTAGTAGTTTATTTTTATGAGTAGGTTCACTCACTTTTAAAATACTTAAAATATCTTATACTGATGCACAGAGGCAGCACGTCGTAGACTGGAGTATACAAATTTGGAATGATGCGTGTTTAAGGCACGAAAAGTACTAGCATTAGTACAACCGTGGAGCGGTGGAGAAGGAAACGGTCTTCTCGACGATCTGATTGGACAGTACTATAGTGATCAAGGttttgttcattttcttctcttgtgGGAAAGACTTTCTCTCTTTCTATCTTGGAATTTCCGTGGAATGGGTCTGGAGCGAACGCAACAAGCAGCCACGCACGCAACGCCTTTGCCGTCACGTGCCGGGTCTGGTCGGTGGCTGCGCACATTTCATTTCTTTACGCGTTCTCTGCACCGCCTCCGTACGCTTTCCTTTTTTTCTATTGCTCGTTACGCTTTCGTATACTAGTTAGTGTGCACGTGCAACGCACGTCTTCACAATATAAACATGGTTTATATGAACTCTATGTTTCCAAAGTGTCTTTTCTGAATTCAGATTATATTTAACAAACTAAAATAGTTTGATTACAGGACGCGGCCAACTCACCGAGATCCTACTAAACAAATCTAGTCCATGAGCAATAACATTGTTTTATCTAGAAACGTTTGCAAACTCCACACTTCGAAATCTAGTCCATGAGCTAAGTTCAGACTTCGAATGCATGCAATGGCCTCAGAAGTTTCACCAACAGACTTCGAAGGCATTACATGTCCATTCTAATCACGAAGCACCTGCCCCATAGCTTCCACGGTTTAAATTTTCACAGAACCTTGGATCAACATTCAGCTTATTGAAGCCATGATCGGGATGTTCCACTGTGTCACTATTCCATCGCAATCATCAGAATACTGTTTCTAACATGCACATGTCTCTAACATATAAATATCGTTCAAACATAGAATTCATTTCTTGGAATATTCAGAGTGAATAACATAATGTTAAGAATGCATGTACAATCTTTTGAAAGTCCTATATGCACGGATCATGGAGTAAAATTTGTGACTCTATGATAAAAGAACTACCGTCTAATTTGTACGTAGTTCCAACTTCCAAGACATCATCAAAGCTACAGGTCTCTACTTTCTCCAAATAAATGTGGGCATCACCCTGTTAAGAGCAGCAAAGAAAAACCTCAACAATTTGCTCAATTGTATGTCCTCTAGTAATTAAAATATATACCCTGCTCATAAGTCATAAACTGTATGCTTGCATTGCGCTGTCTACAACTTCCAAAATTCCTAATTCATCTGCGACATACAGTTGCCAAGGACATACATCTAtcacaaacaaaataaaaaatctcATAGTATTACCAAAAGTATACATTAGCACATATATCTACTTTTCTACTCCCTCCGCCCAAAAATAAAAGGCACATTTTTTGCACGGTCTTCGATGCATAACTTTAAACACTAATATATACTAAAGTATATGGATTGAGCATGTATCTATTAATTGTATCGTTGCATTCATCTTACAGTTCTCTTTCGTTTCGCATATATTTATACAAATTTTGTGGATACACTATAAGTATAAATTATAGTCAAAGTTGTAAGTCATTGACCCGCGAATTTAAGGACGCCTTATATTTTGGAACATAGGAAGATAAACTTGCATAACCTTGTCATCTTGCAAGAGCATCAAATCTGATAGAGGGCAACATGCAAGAGTTTATACTCCGGCATTCCGAGAACAATAGTATTATTGAGATCAATCGGTAAAAGAAGTTCTAAATTTGTAATATATTAGGCAAACTCCTTGGAAAATTTAAAAACATGTGTCCTATATTCTATTTTAGTTTCGAAATTTGTCATAGGTCGGAAATTCCAAGTGAAATATGAAAAAAAAGGCATGATAACTCTCGTTTAATTAATTTAAAAAGTTCAATGGAATTGCTTATAGGCCGTCAAGAGAATTGCTTATACTAACCCTGTCATCTTGAAAAACAAATGCATGATACTCTATTTTTGTTGTCTATCTGTAAGACGATGGGCGTAGGTCCTCAGTAGGGTTGTTCTTTTGTGTCTAGTCTTGTAATTAGTTTGTACTTCTGGCCTTGTTTGCTCTTCCTTCGTTAATCTATATACAATGTAAAAAAAGAAGAAGTTAAGAACGATATGTACAGGTCAAGATAAACTTTGGTACTTTTTAGGGATAATAAACTGTACACAAATGCATCATGTATTTTTGCAGGATAATAACACTGACATAATTTCGTGAACCTAGTTGGCTAGTTTGCATAAACATAAGATGCATGGCTGCTGTCCGGCACCCAAAGCTGAGCGTGTATGCGAGCCGGTGGTCACAGAACGTGGCCTGCTCGGGGCTGGCGGCCATGTGCATGACCGTGCCCCAGAGCGCCGTACTCGCGCCGGAGCGCGCTGATATCCGCAGTCAGCACCTTACCTTCCGCTGTTCCGCGCCATACCTTCCGCAGCACCGCCGCCGCCTTGTCCACCGCGTGCGCTCTCTGCCGATGTCAGCGATCTATTGCATGAGCCCTTTGCCGACGTCGGCGATCCATCGCCTCCCAGGAATGCAGATCGCGATTGGATTGTTGGTTCAGTCGGTTTGATGGTCTTCTTTAGCGTGCCCTTTGTGGAATTATTTGGCGATATGCATCTAATGCACATAACGTGGTAAGATATGGTGGTCGGGGAAGCGCGATGGGAGGATCGGAAATAATGGCGTCGTGTGATGATAGGAAAGGAAGGGAAAATTAGCGTATTAACTTCTCGTTAAAAGCGTAACATAAATCTGGTGGAATTGATCCCTAAAAATCAGCGCGGGGATTGTGGGGCGTGCGCCGTGCGGGAAGGAGGTGGGGAGAACAGACGATCGTGGACCGTGTGATCTAAGTGGATGGATGGTCCAGATTTATTTTTCCTACGGCACTTCGTGTctttataagtagtagagatgCGGGGAAGGAGGTGGGGAGAACAGACGATCGTGGACCGTGTGATCTAAGTGGATGGATGGTCCAGATTTATTTTTCCT encodes:
- the LOC127302361 gene encoding mitochondrial import inner membrane translocase subunit TIM8 encodes the protein MDASPDLQRLLEQEKERMMVNEIVSKLTSECWDKCITGAPGSKFSSGETTCITNCALRFLDMSQLIARKLGGSQ